From a single Methanofollis sp. W23 genomic region:
- a CDS encoding aminotransferase class I/II-fold pyridoxal phosphate-dependent enzyme, translated as MPSLMPLHDFKLERFLAQYEFSAPHLLCTSDCESVHLADLLALEEEAEEQFRDLWLGYTESAGSPAVRREVAGMYSALGPDEVLLTAGAEESIFLCMHAMLGPGDHAVVMSPAYQSLHEVARSIGCRVSPWTLRDEDRWRPDIEALKDLVTRETEAVVINTPHNPTGCHMTLEEFRAVRDIAEDAGAWVFSDEVYRLLEYDPADRLPPMADLYEKGVSVGVMSKAFGLAGLRIGWTATQDADLRRRVASLKDYTTICCSAPSEFLTALALRHIDEIVGRNLGIIRSNLALLDAFLARHTDLFAWVRPTAGAIGFPRLLTGESAEDVAVRTVQESGVLLLPSTAYEYGESHFRVGFARTDLPAALQAFEDYLDGKTA; from the coding sequence ATGCCATCACTTATGCCTCTTCACGACTTCAAACTCGAACGTTTTCTCGCACAGTATGAATTCTCGGCACCCCACCTCCTCTGCACCTCAGACTGCGAGTCGGTGCACCTCGCCGACCTCCTGGCACTGGAAGAGGAAGCCGAAGAACAGTTCAGGGACCTCTGGCTCGGCTACACCGAGTCGGCCGGCAGCCCCGCGGTACGCCGGGAGGTCGCCGGGATGTACTCCGCGCTCGGTCCCGACGAGGTTCTCCTCACCGCCGGGGCTGAAGAGTCGATCTTTCTCTGCATGCATGCCATGCTCGGCCCAGGCGACCACGCCGTCGTCATGTCCCCGGCCTACCAGTCCCTCCACGAGGTGGCGAGGTCCATCGGGTGCCGGGTCTCCCCCTGGACGCTCCGCGACGAGGACAGGTGGCGCCCTGACATCGAGGCCCTCAAGGACCTCGTCACCAGGGAGACCGAGGCCGTGGTCATCAACACCCCGCACAACCCGACCGGGTGCCACATGACCCTCGAAGAGTTTCGGGCGGTGAGGGACATCGCCGAGGACGCCGGGGCCTGGGTTTTCTCAGACGAAGTCTACCGTCTCCTCGAGTACGACCCTGCCGACCGCCTCCCGCCGATGGCCGATCTCTACGAGAAAGGGGTCTCGGTCGGCGTGATGTCCAAGGCCTTCGGGCTTGCCGGTCTGCGGATCGGGTGGACCGCGACGCAGGACGCCGACCTGCGCCGGCGGGTCGCGTCTCTCAAGGACTACACCACCATCTGCTGCAGCGCCCCCTCCGAGTTCCTGACCGCCCTTGCTCTCAGGCATATCGACGAGATCGTCGGTCGCAACCTCGGGATCATCAGGTCCAACCTCGCCCTCCTGGACGCCTTCCTCGCGCGCCACACCGATCTCTTTGCCTGGGTCCGCCCGACGGCCGGCGCCATCGGGTTCCCGCGCCTGCTCACCGGCGAGAGCGCGGAGGACGTTGCCGTCAGGACCGTGCAGGAGAGCGGGGTGCTCCTCCTCCCCTCGACGGCCTACGAATACGGCGAAAGCCACTTCAGGGTCGGGTTCGCACGGACCGACCTGCCCGCGGCCCTCCAGGCCTTCGAGGACTATCTCGACGGCAAGACTGCCTGA